A portion of the Epinephelus moara isolate mb chromosome 4, YSFRI_EMoa_1.0, whole genome shotgun sequence genome contains these proteins:
- the fam193b gene encoding protein FAM193B, whose product MARKKSKQQGVAQKELAPGQQTVPKSPVSPGDAADGGGGDAGLDRLATTRANQPMHTCCLLCHREFKDWGAGSVNGLPGGHGTKLADAVPALSQALLREAPGRKLADAVPSLSQSLLGEVPLWICQSCCKSVEEEERRSTQEQPTPVPLSHSSSCKSQSCGNGYPEQSTVDWDPSSFLSAHKLSGLWNSAHTNGGEHCNHNTSSHTQQGITAGSVCHEKRGLHEAPGKSAKTSGTKVCPYSHPSSQNSSGSSAGNPLSTSADLCKTTPKHFKTMCRRPTPPGEAFHPSDHHQHTDLSVPPNSPTGLSSQHSSLLPPKPNSGQHGHVTSSSGSGVAAHAPFSPLVPNLHGPTAKLNPPSPDSPTSVHKPSPCKNSHIPAVNTQHSKLGTSIMGCNHPCNGHSAGTVATSNVSHLTAGACRDQACKGHKMTNGTLCHPSSELEEGEDEDSSSERSSCASSSTNQKDGKYCDCCYCEFFGHNAPPAAPTSRNYAEIREKLRSRLTRRKEELPQRQDSELTVAGAIDNRDVDELLDFINSSEPKPVNSAKAAKRARHKQKKKEKAQQGMGAAGSDPHSNPSEPVDDEPIPDGSEASRLLDWPQLELERVNSFLTSRLEEIKNTIKDSIRASFSMYDLNLDVNDFPKKAATLEGNHLLSHLNGSSDLQQIDLDLAPLSLGTFKSFNGWEDTTTLSSPNTTTTASGVTAGSKDIQRLHTTPSLSKLIRVRSPERCTSTGCDSLPQVPAQTTAKSNEDASDPKNTTVGNSGAKSKKNKKQQQQRQEQSVSEQNSNKPTKAASGSETQKSNECKETASNGSKAGNKQPQHPADNQRNGPKKAEEGRSSKHAANGGLSNAQRGKGDTEMRGGRSEQELESKAHPTIPANGQQQQQAKGKNKKNKNKGEKPSSAIDDVFLPKDVDPTEMDEIDREVEYFKRFCLDSAKQTRQKVAVNWSNFSLKKVPSNAAQ is encoded by the exons ATGGCAAGGAAGAAAAGCAAGCAGCAAGGAGTCGCCCAGAAGGAGCTTGCGCCTGGACAGCAGACCGTACCGAAGAGCCCAGTCTCTCCCGGCGATGCAGCTGACGGTGGCGGCGGAGATGCTGGGCTGGATAGGCTGGCCACTACCAGGGCGAACCAG CCTATGCACACCTGCTGCCTTCTGTGCCACCGAGAATTTAAAGACTGGGGAGCGGGCTCCGTGAACGGACTCCCCGGGGGCCATGGGACCAAGCTGGCTGATGCTGTGCCTGCACTCTCCCAGGCCTTATTGCGGGAGGCGCCAGGGCGCAAGCTTGCTGATGCGGTGCCCTCGCTGTCTCAGTCCCTGCTGGGAGAGGTGCCTCTGTGGATATGTCAGAGCTGCTGCAAGAgtgtggaagaggaggagaggcggAGCACCCAGGAGCAACCAACGCCG gTACCATTGTCACACTCTTCCTCCTGTAAGTCGCAGAGCTGTGGAAACGGTTACCCGGAGCAAAGTACTGTGGATTGGGACCCGAGTTCCTTCCTGTCAGCCCACAAACTGTCAGGTCTCTGGAACTCTGCCCACACCAACGGAGGGGAACACTGCAACCACAACacttcttcacacacacaacaag GTATAACAGCAGGATCAGTCTGTCATGAGAAAAGAGGACTTCATGAAGCGCCTGGGAAATCTGCTAAAACGTCGGGGACCAAAGTCTGTCCCTACAGTCACCCGTCATCCCAGAATTCCAGTGGATCCTCTGCTGGGAACCCCCTGTCTACCTCAGCAGACCTCTGTAAGACCACTCCCAAGCACTTCAAGACCATGTGCCGTCGACCAACGCCACCAG GTGAAGCCTTCCACCCCAGTGACCACCATCAACACACAGATTTGTCGGTACCCCCCAACAGTCCCACCGGTCTGTCTTCCCAGCATTCCTCCCTCTTGCCCCCGAAGCCAAACTCTGGGCAGCACGGTCACGTAACCTCCTCGTCTGGCAGTGGTGTGGCAGCCCACGCTCCCTTCTCCCCGCTGGTACCAAACCTCCACGGCCCCACAGCCAAACTCAATCCTCCCAGTCCAGACAGCCCAACATCTGTCCACAAGCCCAGCCCGTGCAAAAACTCCCACATTCCTGCTGtgaacacacaacacagcaaaCTGGGCACGTCTATCATGGGCTGTAACCACCCTTGTAATGGACACAGTGCGGGAACAGTGGCTACTTCAAATGTGAGCCATCTGACAGCTGGGGCCTGCAG GGATCAAGCATGTAAGgggcacaaaatgactaatGGGACGTTGTGCCATCCCTCATCTGAgctggaggagggggaggatgaAGACAGCAGCTCTGAGAGGAGCTCCTGTGCCTCCTCTTCCACCAACCAGAAGGATGGGAAGTACTGCGACTGCTGCTACTGCGAGTTCTTCGGACACAATGCG CCTCcagctgcaccaaccagccgcAACTACGCAGAGATCAGAGAGAAGCTCCGCTCACGTCTGACCCGACGTAAAGAGGAGCTGCCTCAGCGTCAAGATTCAGAACTGACAGTGGCTGGTGCCATTGACAACCGGGACGTAGATGAGCTGCTAGACTTCATAAACAGTTCGGAGCCCAAACCTGTCAACAGTGCCAAGGCTGCCAAAAGGGCTCgacacaaacaaaagaagaag GAAAAAGCTCAGCAGGGCATGGGTGCTGCAGGCAGTGACCCCCACTCCAATCCATCTGAGCCTGTCGACGACGAGCCCATCCCTGATGGTTCAGAAGCCAGTCGGTTGCTTGATTGGCctcagctggagctggagcGCGTCAACAGTTTCCTCACCAGTCGACTCGAAGAGATTAAAAACACCATCAAAGACTCAATCCGGGCCTCATTTAGCATGTACGACCTCAATCTGGATGTTAATGACTTCCCAAAGAAGGCGGCGACGTTGGAGGGTAACCACTTACTGTCCCATCTCAATGGTTCCTCTGACCTGCAGCAGATAGACCTTGACCTTGCCCCCCTTTCGCTGGGAACCTTTAAGAGCTTTAATGGATGGGAGGACACAACCACCCTCTCATCCCCTAATACCACGACCACGGCATCAGGGGTCACTGCAGGGTCCAAGGACATCCAGCGGTTGCACACTACTCCCAGTCTCTCAAAGCTCATAAGGGTTCGGTCCCCGGAAAGATGCACTTCCACTGGATGTGACAGTTTGCCACAGGTGCCAGCCCAAACCACAGCGAAATCGAATGAGGACGCCTCTGATCCCAAGAACACAACAGTAGGGAACAGTGGTGCAAAGtcaaagaagaataaaaagcagcagcagcaaagacaggAGCAATCTGTGTCAGAGCAAAACTCCAACAAACCAACCAAAGCTGCCTCTGGGAGTGAAACACAGAAAAGCAATGAGTGTAAAGAAACGGCGTCTAATGGCTCAAAAGCGGGGAACAAACAGCCCCAGCACCCGGCAGACAACCAGAGAAATGGGCCTAAGAAAGCTGAGGAGGGCAGATCGTCTAAACATGCTGCAAACGGCGGCCTCTCGAATGCACAAAGAGGGAAAGGTGACACAGAAATGCGAGGAGGTCGGTCTGAGCAGGAATTAGAAAGCAAAGCTCACCCCACCATTCCAGCTAATgggcagcaacagcaacaagccAAGGGGAAGAAtaagaagaacaagaacaaggGTGAAAAACCCAGCAGTGCTATCG ATGATGTATTTCTCCCAAAAGATGTGGATCCAACAGAAATGGATGAGATTGATCGGGAAGTGGAATACTTCAAAAG GTTTTGCCTTGATTCTGCGAAACAGACTCGCCAGAAGGTAGCAGTGAATTGGTCCAACTTCAGCCTCAAAAAGGTTCCTTCCAATGCAGCTCAATAA
- the mxd3 gene encoding max dimerization protein 3, whose product MDGHVCNIQVLLRAAEFLERREREAEHGYASLLPISPDHSDKRNKQKSKKISAAGGNRSVHNELEKNRRAQLRHCLEQLKKQVPLSSDSMRNTTLNLLRRAQLHIKKLQEQDERAEQLKGRLRWEQRELRVRLEQLQRGTERMRNDSQGSTMSSERSDSDREDVEVDVESIVFDCVDSDGLSITHTGADHCYSSMDKAWL is encoded by the exons ATGGACGGACATGTTTGCAACATCCAGGTGCTTCTCCGGGCTGCTGAGTTCCTGGAGAGGAGAGAGCGGG AGGCAGAACATGGATATGCTTCCCTCCTGCCCATCAGTCCAGATCACTCtgacaaaagaaacaaacagaagagcAAGAAGATCTCTGCAGCTGGTGGCAATAG GTCAGTTCACAACGAGCTGGAGAAAAACAG GCGAGCTCAGCTGAGGCACTGCCTGGAGCAGCTCAAGAAGCAAGTTCCTCTGTCGTCTGACTCGATGAGGAACACCACGCTCAACCTGCTGAGACGAGCCCAACTTCACATAAAG AAGCTGCAGGAGCAGGACGAGCGTGCGGAGCAGCTGAAGGGCCGCCTACGCTGGGAGCAAAGAGAGCTGCGGGTTCGGctggagcagctgcagagagGAACGGAGAGGATGAGGAACGACAGTCAGGGGTCCACCATGTCGTCCGAGAGGTCGGACTCCGACAGAG AGGACGTAGAGGTCGACGTGGAAAGCATCGTGTTCGACTGTGTGGACTCTGACGGACTGAGCATTACGCACACAGGTGCAGACCACTGTTACTCCAGCATGGACAAAGCCTGGCTATGA